Genomic segment of Anaeromyxobacter sp.:
GCCCTCGTCCTCCAGCACGCGCCGCAGCTCGCCGCGGCTGGCCTCGGAGTCGTCCACCAGCAGGACGCGCAGGCCGTCCAGGGGCCCGGGGCCGGTCACGGGCCCACCTCGCCGGCCGCCTGGGGGCGGCGGTAGACCAGGTCGTCGTCGAGGTGGACCAGCTCGAAGTCGGCCGAGACGTTGAGCAGCGACTCCGAGTGGCCCAGCAGCAGCCAGCCCCCCGGGCGGAGCCGCTCGTGCAGCCGCTTGAGGGTGCGGCGCCGCGCGCCCACCTCGAAGTAGATCATGACGTTCCGGCAGAAGGCCACGTCCACCCGCCCCACCCCGGCCAGGCCCCGGTCGTCCAGCAGGTTGGCGGCGGTGAAGCGGACGGTGCGGCGGACCGCCTCGTCCACCACCCACTTGCCGCTGCGCAGGTGGAACCAGCGCCGCATGGCCTTGCCCTCCGGGCTGCGGAAGGCGTGCTCGCCGTAGGCTCCGGCGCGCGCCACGGCCAGGCAGCGCCGCGAGATGTCCGCGCCCACCACCTCCAGCTCCCAGCCCTCGAAGAGGCCCGAGGCCCGCAGCAGGATGGCGATGGTGTAGGCCTCCTCGCCGGTGGCGCAGCCGGCCGAGAGGACGCGCAGGCTCCGCTCGCGGGCGCGCTCCCGCGCCAGCTCCGGCAGGATCTGGCGCGTGAAGGCCCGCAGCTGCATGGGCTCGCGGTGGAAGTAGGTCTCGTTGGTGGTGAGCAGGTCGGTGGCCTCGTCGAGCTCGCCCAGGCCGCGGGGGTCGAAGCGCACGAAGCGGTGGTAGTCCAGGTAGCTGGGCAGGCCGTGGATCTGCAGCCGGGGCGCCAGCCGCCGCTCCAGCAGGTACCGCAGGTCGTCGCGGAACCAGATGCCGCAGTGCGCGTGGATGAGGTCGCGCAGGAGGCGGAACTCCTCCTCGGTCATGGCCGGGGCCAGGCCCGACGTAGGGGGCGGCGTCATCCCCGCGGCGGCCCGGCCAGCGCCCGGACGGCCTCCTCGAAGGCCCTGGCCACCAGGGGATCCGGATCGTCGGCGGCCAGCCGGGCCGCCAGCTGGCGCAGGCCGGCGTCGCCGCGGGCCCCGATGGCCCGGGCCGCCGCGTGGCGCACGTCCCAGCGCGGGCTGGCCGCCGCCAGGCCGAGCAGGCGGCGCCCCTCCTGGCCCGGCAGGCCCCCGGCCGCGGCCACGGCCTCCTTCGCCACCTCCGGGTCGGCGTGGCCCAGGGCGCGCTCCACCAGCTCGACCGGCGCCGGGCCGAAGCGCGAGAGGGCGTGCAGGCCGGCCACCACCACCTGGGGTGGCGCCGTCCCGGTCACCACGGCGGCGATGCGGGCGGCGTGC
This window contains:
- a CDS encoding protein-glutamate O-methyltransferase CheR — protein: MTEEEFRLLRDLIHAHCGIWFRDDLRYLLERRLAPRLQIHGLPSYLDYHRFVRFDPRGLGELDEATDLLTTNETYFHREPMQLRAFTRQILPELARERARERSLRVLSAGCATGEEAYTIAILLRASGLFEGWELEVVGADISRRCLAVARAGAYGEHAFRSPEGKAMRRWFHLRSGKWVVDEAVRRTVRFTAANLLDDRGLAGVGRVDVAFCRNVMIYFEVGARRRTLKRLHERLRPGGWLLLGHSESLLNVSADFELVHLDDDLVYRRPQAAGEVGP